Proteins encoded together in one Bactrocera neohumeralis isolate Rockhampton chromosome 4, APGP_CSIRO_Bneo_wtdbg2-racon-allhic-juicebox.fasta_v2, whole genome shotgun sequence window:
- the LOC126754533 gene encoding piggyBac transposable element-derived protein 4-like encodes MASISNEEIENILQNLVDDDFHGESCSEDGEISEVGDNLSIHSEEEDEIGADDISDDDNDPVNPTKALLKGKNGHIWSTVARTSSKTPRRNKICVSIQRLARGAAQNIVTEKDAFTTLLNEEIIDLIVLYTNQEIDRRAPKYENQRHVHKTDSTEFKALTGLLLFSAINKDNRKSANDMWSPFSAAVYKSIMSANRFQFLLNCVRFDDKTQRGGEDPFAAFRQIWELFIANCRNSYHPRFYLTIDEQLLSFRGKCPFRVYIASKPDKYGLKIVTICDAKTYYMFDAIPYIGKRTEQKTAADYVKKLVQSIKGSGRNVTYDNWFASIPLADELLKDYNLTTIGTLRKNKPEIPPCFLAHKRKQPLTSQFAFDQEKTLVSFTPKKNKAVILLSTMHYKAETNPETSKPEIIHDYNATKGGVDTFDKLMHSYTSARRTRRWPLRYFYAMIDQAGINSMVLYFDTNHPNISAAKMRSEYLKKVALQLARPHMERRLQTILPRELASSIRDILGITKEVSADEPPQKSQKQARCALCPRNRDKKVKAVCEKCHLPTCPEHRKNLCLTCI; translated from the coding sequence atggcttcgatttcaaatgaagaaattgaaaacataCTGCAAAATCTTGTTGATGATGATTTTCACGGTGAGTCCTGTTCTGAAGATGGCGAGATATCCGAAGTAGGGGATAATTTATCCATACATtcagaagaagaagacgaaaTTGGTGCTGATGACATAAGTGACGACGATAATGATCCAGTAAATCCAACGAAAGCGTTATTAAAAGGTAAGAATGGACATATTTGGTCAACTGTTGCACGAACTTCGAGTAAGACACCACGCAGAAACAAAATCTGTGTATCTATTCAACGACTGGCGAGGGGTGCTGCTCAAAACATTGTAACTGAAAAGGATGCATTTACAACTTTACTTAACGAGGAAATAATTGACTTAATTGTGTTATACACTAATCAAGAAATTGACCGACGTGctccaaaatatgaaaatcaacGACATGTTCATAAAACTGATAGTACAGAATTCAAAGCGTTGACAGGCCTTTTGCTCTTTTCTGCTATAAATAAAGACAATCGTAAAAGTGCAAACGATATGTGGTCACCATTTAGTGCTGCTGTTTACAAATCAATTATGAGTGCAAATCGTTTCCAATTTTTACTGAACTGCGTACGATTCGATGACAAGACTCAAAGAGGTGGAGAAGACCCCTTTGCCGCTTTTAGACAAATATGGGAATTATTTATAGCTAATTGCCGAAATTCATACCACCCACGATTTTATTTGACCATTGACGAACAACTTTTGAGTTTTCGAGGAAAATGTCCTTTTCGCGTATACATTGCTTCAAAGCCCGATAAATATGGACTAAAAATAGTAACCATTTGCGATGCGAAGACGTACTATATGTTTGATGCGATTCCTTATATTGGCAAGAGAACAGAGCAAAAAACAGCAGCAGATTATGTGAAGAAGCTAGTCCAAAGTATTAAAGGTTCCGGCCGCAATGTTACCTATGATAATTGGTTTGCATCTATACCTCTTGCTGATGAGTTATTGAAGGATTATAACCTAACAACCATCGGAACTCTACGTAAAAACAAACCGGAAATTCCTCCATGCTTTTTGGCTCATAAAAGAAAGCAACCACTAACATCTCAGTTTGCTTTCGATCAGGAAAAAACACTTGTTTCTTTTACTCCAAAGAAGAATAAGGCAGTTATACTACTTTCAACTATGCACTACAAAGCTGAAACAAACCCAGAAACAAGTAAGCCAGAAATAATACACGATTATAATGCGACGAAAGGTGGTGTCGATACATTCGACAAATTGATGCATTCATATACTTCGGCTAGACGTACAAGACGTTGGCCTCTTCGTTACTTTTATGCCATGATTGACCAAGCTGGTATAAACTCGATGGTTCTGTATTTTGACACCAATCATCCAAATATTTCAGCAGCAAAGATGCGTAGTGAATACTTAAAAAAGGTGGCGTTACAATTAGCCAGACCGCATATGGAACGTCGTTTGCAAACAATTTTACCTAGAGAACTAGCCAGCAGTATTCGGGATATTCTGGGCATCACAAAGGAAGTTTCTGCAGACGAACCGCCGCAAAAATCACAAAAGCAGGCGAGATGTGCACTGTGCCCAAGAAATCGGgacaaaaaagttaaagctgTTTGCGAAAAATGCCATTTGCCAACATGTCCCGAACACCGGAAAAATCTGTGCCTTACGTgcatttaa